Part of the Phycisphaerales bacterium genome, AACGCCTCCTGTTCGCACCGCCCGAGGGCGTCGCGCAGGGCGTGCCGGTCGACATCCGCCGCTGGCTTTCGAGCGAGTACGGCCAGGCCTGGCCCGGCTGGTTCGTCGTGATGATCGCGCCCGTCGCCATCACGCTGGCCGTGCTGCAGTCGATGTTCCTAGGCCGGCGGCTCGATCGGGCCGTGGCGGGCAAGTCTGATCTGAGCATCGCGAACATCATGCTCGGCCGCTTTTTCGCGATGCTGGGCCTGACGATCGTGCTGGCCCTGGGCCTGGCGCACCTGCTGCAGGCGCTCGGCTTCGATCCGCGCGACAGCATCTTCGGGCCGTTCTCGCCGCGCAACACGCTGGTCGTCTCGATGATCATGGGCTTCGCGGTCATCCCGATCATCTACACGATCTCGGAAGACTCGCTCCAGGCCGTCCCCGATTCGCTGCGGACCGCCTCGCTCGGCGCGGGCGCGACGCCCTGGCAGACGGCGATGCGCATCGTCATCCCAGTCGCGGGCTCGGGCATCTTCTCGGCGTGCATGATCGGCTTCGGGCGCGCCGCGGGCGAGACCATGATCGTCCTGATGGCCACCGGCAACACGCCCGAGATGAGCTGGAACGTCTTCGGCGGCTTCCGCACGCTGTCGGCCAACATCGCCGTCGAGCTGCCCGAAGCTCCGATGGGCAGCACGCACTACCGGGTGCTGTTCCTGTGCGGCTTCGTGCTGTTCCTGATGACCTTCGCGGTGAACACGGCCGCCGAGGTCGTCCGCCAGATCGTGCGTGGAAGGACGGCCGGGCTATGAGCGACGATCGTCCGGACAACGTCGATCAGCCGCAGGACTTCGCCGGCGTCCCAGCGAGGCCGATGCCCGGGGGTGGCGCAGTTCCGACGAACAAGCCCGCCACCATCGAGCGGCGGTCGACGCCGCCGAGCGCGCTGGGCGAGCCGATGATCTGGCTCACGGGCGCCGCGCTCGTGGTCTCGCTGGTCATGATCGTGGGCCTGGTGGCGATGATCGTGACCCAGGGCCTGACGACGTTCTGGCCGCGCCCCATCGAGCGCGTCACGCTCAACGACGGCACCGTCTTCCTGGGCGTGCCCACCGATACCGAGGCCGACCCCGCCAAGACGCTCTACCGCACCGGCAACCGCGACATTGGCACCGAGCCATTCCGCTGGGTACCCGAGAGCGACGTTGTCGAGGTCGAGCGCCCGCAGTACGCCGTCATGCTCGAACGCGAGGCGTGGAGCGTCTGGATGGGCGTGCCCGAGAAGGCGATCGAGATCGCCGAGGACGGCGAGCCAACGGTCGTCGCCGAGGGGCCCGAGGCCGTCATGGCCTTCATCGAGGAGAACCACGGCGAGGCCCGCGAGCGGTACAAGGAGATCGAGGGCCTCAAGAAGCACGGCCTGGGCGGCATCAACCAGCGCATCGAGGCGCTCCGCCTGAGCGTCCGCGAGGCCGAGATCGCCGCGACGAGGACTGATCGGCCGGCCGACTCGTTCGGCATGCCGGTGTTCGCGGGCGTCGTGGTGCTGGGCCTGGGCGCCTTCGGCTTCGCGTGGTGGGTCGGCAGAGACCACGGACCGAGCGACACCCCGCGGCTCGGCGGCCCGAGCAAGCCCGTGCGTCTTGCCCGCATGGCCGCGGTCGCGGTCGGCGTCACGCTGCTGCTGGCCGCGTGGCTGCACGCGCCGTGGCAGAACCGCGTGATCACCGACGAGCGGCTGGCAGAGATCCTCACCGCCGCGACCGAGCGCGAGGCCGAGCTGCAGGCCCGCTACGACGACGTACTGGCTCGCATCGCCGATCTCGAGGTCGAGGACGAGCGGCTGCGGCTCGAGGTCGTCGATCCGCGGACGGGCCGGTTCGCCCCGGCGCGGCAGATCGAGCCAGACAATCCCATGCGGCTCTCGCAGATCGTCCGGGTCGTCGACGCCAACGACATGGGCCTGGGTGACAAGGTCGGCGTCTTCCTGTCGCGCTGGTGGGAGTTCCTGGCCCATCCGCCGCGCGAGGCCAACACTGAGGGCGGCGTGTTCCCGGTCATCGTGGGCACGGTCATGCTCACGCTGCTGCTGACCATCACGGTGACGCCGCTGGGGGTGATCGCCGCGCTGTACCTTCGCGAGTATGCGCCCCAGGGCGTCGTGACGAGCACCATCCGCATCGCGGTGAATAACCTCGCCGGCGTGCCGAGCATCGTGTACGGCGTGTTCGGGCTTGGCTTCTTCTGCTATACGGTGGGCAAGTACGTGGACGTCGGCAGCGATCCCTCGCTGCGCCTGCCCGCGCCGTGGTGGTGGGTGGTGCTGGGCGGCACGGTGCTCGCGCTCGTCGCCGCGTACGCATCATCGGTGTGGTCGAAGCCGATTCCGGGCAAGGAAGAGTCGACACGCAACATTGCGTTGAAGTGGGTCTCACGGATCTTGTGGCTGTCGGTCTTCATCTCGGCCGCGGTGCTCGTGGTGCGCACGCCGTACTTCACCGGCTTCTTCGAGGCCCGTGCCGCGGACGGATCGCCCACGTTCGGCTCGCGCGGCATGCTCTGGGCCGCCCTGACGCTGGCGCTGCTCACCCTGCCCGTCGTCATCGTGTCGACCGAAGAAGCCATCGCCGCCGTGCCCAATTCGATGCGCGAGGGCAGCTACGGCTGCGGGGCCAGCAAGTGGCAGACGATGCGGCGGATCGTGCTGCCCGGGGCCATGCCCGGCATCCTGACCGGTGCCATCCTGGCGATGGCGCGCGGGGCGGGCGAGGTGGCGCCCTTGATGCTCGTGGGCGCGGTGAAGCTCAACGAAGACCTGCCCATCAGCACCAACGCCCCGTTCCTGCACCTCGACCGCAGCTTCATGCACCTGGGCTTCCACATCTACGACCTGGGCTTCCAGAGCCCCGACAGCCAGGCCGCCCGGCCGCTGGTGTGGACGACCACGCTGCTCTTGCTGGTCATCGTCGTCAGCCTGAACCTCGTTGCCATCATCATCCGGGCTCGCCTACGGGCCCGCCTGACCGGATAAACGGTGAACCCATGTCCTACGCTACCACCCCGATGACCAGCCCGGCCGATGATCCCAGGCAGCAATCTCCCGCGAGGGGCGATGGCATGCCGTCGGTGGCCGACCGGGACCAGTCCCAGGCCGAATCGACCGGCGTGTACCGCGTCATCG contains:
- a CDS encoding ABC transporter permease subunit; protein product: MSDDRPDNVDQPQDFAGVPARPMPGGGAVPTNKPATIERRSTPPSALGEPMIWLTGAALVVSLVMIVGLVAMIVTQGLTTFWPRPIERVTLNDGTVFLGVPTDTEADPAKTLYRTGNRDIGTEPFRWVPESDVVEVERPQYAVMLEREAWSVWMGVPEKAIEIAEDGEPTVVAEGPEAVMAFIEENHGEARERYKEIEGLKKHGLGGINQRIEALRLSVREAEIAATRTDRPADSFGMPVFAGVVVLGLGAFGFAWWVGRDHGPSDTPRLGGPSKPVRLARMAAVAVGVTLLLAAWLHAPWQNRVITDERLAEILTAATEREAELQARYDDVLARIADLEVEDERLRLEVVDPRTGRFAPARQIEPDNPMRLSQIVRVVDANDMGLGDKVGVFLSRWWEFLAHPPREANTEGGVFPVIVGTVMLTLLLTITVTPLGVIAALYLREYAPQGVVTSTIRIAVNNLAGVPSIVYGVFGLGFFCYTVGKYVDVGSDPSLRLPAPWWWVVLGGTVLALVAAYASSVWSKPIPGKEESTRNIALKWVSRILWLSVFISAAVLVVRTPYFTGFFEARAADGSPTFGSRGMLWAALTLALLTLPVVIVSTEEAIAAVPNSMREGSYGCGASKWQTMRRIVLPGAMPGILTGAILAMARGAGEVAPLMLVGAVKLNEDLPISTNAPFLHLDRSFMHLGFHIYDLGFQSPDSQAARPLVWTTTLLLLVIVVSLNLVAIIIRARLRARLTG